One window from the genome of Nicotiana sylvestris chromosome 9, ASM39365v2, whole genome shotgun sequence encodes:
- the LOC104236940 gene encoding uncharacterized protein — protein MGLIYIPPVIVDEEMMTQLQQEELERETAKWKHALIMYVVGSSPSIGAIERFIAGNWSYITKPKVYYHNEGYILVHFSSFEERDEVLYSGPHTLNNKPVISKVWDPYFDFKKEVLRIIPLWIKLPNLPLQYWSLESLSRIGSLLGKHVYADDCTSRVDRITYACMIIEMDITQELSNIVKLRDPQGKIFIQEIIYDWKPN, from the coding sequence ATGGGACTGATCTATATCCCACCGGTGATTGTTGATGAGGAGATGATGACCCAACTACAACAAGAGGAACTAGAAAGGGAGACTGCAAAATGGAAGCATGCTCTAATTATGTATGTTGTGGGAAGTTCACCATCTATTGGAGCAATAGAGAGATTCATTGCTGGAAATTGGAGCTACATCACCAAACCTAAGGTATACTACCACAATGAAGGCTACATTCTTGTTCATTTTTCTAGCTTTGAAGAGAGGGATGAAGTGTTATATTCAGGACCTCACACTCTAAACAATAAGCCTGTGATATCAAAAGTATGGGATCCTTATTTTGACTTCAAAAAGGAAGTGCTCAGAATAATACCATTATGGATCAAATTGCCTAATCTTCCACTACAATATTGGAGTTTGGAGTCACTCAGTAGAATTGGGAGTCTCTTAGGGAAGCATGTGTATGCCGATGATTGTACTTCTAGGGTGGACCGGATCACATATGCTTGCATGATAATAGAAATGGATATTACCCAGGAGCTATCAAATATAGTCAAACTTAGGGACCCTCAGGGAAAGATCTTTATACAAGAGATCATATATGATTGGAAGCCTAACTAA